In a single window of the Chloroflexota bacterium genome:
- a CDS encoding tyrosine recombinase yields the protein MDATIEDFVEHLRIERGLSANTLSAYRSDLNQFREYMARAERGSWSVPPAFVRQFMNELVQREYEPSSQARKLAALKSLYRYLLSSGVVSSDPTAGLDGARVKKRLPQTLSRAQVERVLQEAARGREPDNLRDRAMLEALYATGMRVSELAALDLADVDQAEETITLARNGAGERRVPLRGRALAAVEDYLAAGRARLKPSADEPALFLNHRGARLTRQGFWLIVKTYARRAGIKAHITPHTLRHSFAEHRLRADGNVRQVQRMLGHASLATTQIYAELAAARHDDHEAVADAG from the coding sequence ATGGACGCCACGATCGAGGACTTCGTCGAACACCTGCGCATCGAGCGTGGGCTGTCGGCGAACACGCTGTCCGCGTATCGCAGCGATCTCAACCAGTTTCGCGAGTACATGGCTCGCGCCGAGCGCGGCTCGTGGAGCGTCCCTCCGGCGTTCGTGCGCCAGTTTATGAACGAGTTGGTGCAACGCGAATACGAACCCTCATCGCAGGCGCGCAAGCTGGCGGCGCTCAAATCCCTGTACCGCTATCTGCTGAGCTCGGGCGTGGTGAGCAGTGATCCCACGGCGGGACTCGATGGGGCGCGGGTCAAGAAGCGCCTGCCGCAGACGCTCAGCCGGGCTCAGGTCGAGCGTGTGCTGCAAGAAGCGGCCCGCGGCCGTGAACCGGACAACCTGCGCGACCGCGCCATGCTCGAGGCGCTGTACGCCACCGGCATGCGCGTCTCCGAGCTGGCGGCGCTCGACCTTGCCGACGTGGACCAGGCCGAGGAAACGATCACCCTGGCGCGCAACGGCGCCGGCGAACGCCGCGTGCCGCTCCGCGGCCGCGCCCTGGCTGCGGTCGAGGACTATCTCGCGGCCGGCCGCGCCAGACTCAAGCCCAGCGCCGACGAACCGGCGCTCTTTCTCAATCACCGCGGCGCCCGGCTCACGCGCCAGGGCTTCTGGCTCATCGTCAAGACGTATGCCCGGCGTGCTGGAATCAAGGCCCACATCACGCCCCACACGCTGCGGCATTCGTTTGCCGAGCATCGGCTGCGGGCGGACGGCAACGTGCGGCAGGTCCAGCGGATGCTCGGGCACGCCAGTCTGGCCACGACCCAGATCTATGCGGAGTTGGCGGCCGCCCGGCACGACGACCATGAGGCTGTGGCGGACGCCGGCTAA
- the larA gene encoding nickel-dependent lactate racemase, whose translation MTLAYGTTGLPVDFGRPVDVIEPTGGEPLEDSRESLRTALRHPIESRPLRELAAPGDQVVIVMCDVTRPAPNRAMVRALLHELAHVPPDRITLLIATGLHRPCTPAEIEGMLGADIASAYAVRNHDAEAEDSCRSIGRTSSGRPVAINRAYLDADVRITAGLIEPHFFAGFSGGAKLVLPGVAAAKSIMSNHDATLIGDPMARWGQLAGNPIHREQREAARLAGCEFALNVTVNPARQITGIYAGALEPAHDAGCQALAREVMRGVDEPYDVVVTTNSGFPLDLNLYQAVKGMDAGAQVVRDGGHVVCAAECREGAGHGAFVHMLRDHESPSDMLASIVAPGHHQVDQWQNQIFARVLDRATVHLHAEGLDDAAVREAFCEPCPDIAERVEELAGGEGRVCVLPRGPETIPYVETSR comes from the coding sequence GTGACCCTGGCCTACGGAACCACCGGCTTGCCGGTGGACTTTGGGCGCCCGGTTGACGTGATCGAGCCAACGGGCGGTGAACCGCTGGAAGACTCGCGCGAGTCGCTGCGTACGGCGCTGCGCCACCCGATCGAATCCCGTCCGCTGCGTGAGCTCGCGGCGCCGGGCGATCAGGTCGTGATCGTCATGTGCGACGTCACCCGCCCCGCGCCCAACCGCGCCATGGTCCGGGCGCTGCTGCACGAGCTGGCGCACGTGCCGCCGGATCGGATCACGCTGCTAATCGCCACGGGCCTGCACCGGCCGTGCACGCCCGCGGAGATCGAAGGCATGCTCGGGGCCGATATCGCGTCGGCCTATGCGGTCCGCAATCACGACGCAGAGGCCGAGGACTCATGCCGATCAATCGGGCGCACGTCGTCGGGACGCCCGGTGGCGATCAATCGCGCCTATCTGGACGCGGACGTGCGCATCACGGCGGGGCTCATCGAGCCGCATTTCTTCGCCGGGTTCAGCGGCGGCGCCAAGCTGGTGCTGCCGGGCGTGGCCGCCGCCAAAAGCATCATGAGCAACCACGACGCCACGCTCATCGGCGACCCGATGGCGCGCTGGGGCCAACTGGCCGGCAACCCCATCCATCGCGAGCAGCGCGAGGCAGCACGCCTGGCCGGGTGCGAGTTCGCGCTCAACGTGACGGTCAATCCGGCGCGTCAAATCACCGGCATCTACGCGGGGGCGTTGGAACCGGCGCACGATGCCGGGTGCCAGGCGCTGGCCCGCGAAGTGATGCGCGGCGTGGATGAGCCCTACGACGTGGTGGTGACCACGAATAGCGGGTTTCCGCTCGACCTCAACCTGTATCAGGCGGTCAAGGGCATGGACGCGGGCGCCCAGGTGGTGCGCGACGGCGGCCACGTGGTGTGCGCGGCGGAGTGCCGGGAGGGGGCCGGCCACGGAGCGTTCGTGCACATGCTGCGTGACCACGAGTCTCCGTCCGACATGCTGGCGAGCATCGTGGCGCCGGGGCATCACCAAGTGGACCAGTGGCAGAACCAGATCTTCGCGCGCGTCTTGGACCGGGCCACGGTGCACCTGCACGCCGAAGGCCTGGACGATGCGGCGGTGCGCGAGGCGTTCTGCGAGCCGTGCCCAGACATCGCCGAGCGAGTGGAAGAGCTGGCCGGCGGCGAGGGCCGGGTGTGCGTGCTGCCACGAGGACCGGAAACGATCCCCTACGTGGAGACCAGTCGCTAA
- a CDS encoding CoA-binding protein: MPVTSDDDLREVIEHSHRIAVVGLSSNSARPSNGVALFLKARGFDIVPVNPNETVVLGADAVADLGQIDGPVDMVNVFRRPEYCADIARAAVEIGAGALWLQQGIRNDEAMAIAEAGGLKAVQDRCLRVEFQRLLRRR, from the coding sequence ATGCCCGTCACCAGTGACGACGACCTGCGCGAAGTCATCGAGCACAGCCACCGCATCGCCGTCGTCGGACTTTCCAGCAATTCCGCGCGCCCGAGCAACGGCGTGGCGCTGTTCCTCAAGGCCAGAGGCTTCGACATCGTGCCCGTCAATCCCAACGAAACCGTCGTGCTCGGGGCGGATGCGGTCGCGGACCTCGGGCAGATCGACGGTCCGGTGGACATGGTGAATGTGTTCCGGCGGCCCGAATACTGTGCGGACATTGCGCGGGCGGCGGTCGAGATTGGGGCCGGCGCGCTCTGGCTCCAGCAGGGCATTCGCAATGACGAGGCGATGGCGATTGCCGAGGCCGGAGGCTTGAAGGCCGTGCAGGACCGCTGCTTGCGCGTCGAGTTCCAGCGGCTGCTGCGCCGGCGCTGA
- the groES gene encoding co-chaperone GroES — protein MSEVATKVRPMGDRILIRTVSREETTKSGLVLPDTAKEKPMEGEVIAVGRGRTTDDGNVIEVDVKEGDRVLFAKYSGTEVRIDDSDLLIIAERDLLAVLS, from the coding sequence ATGTCTGAAGTGGCGACGAAGGTCCGCCCGATGGGTGACCGCATCCTCATCCGAACCGTGAGCCGTGAGGAAACGACCAAGAGCGGGCTGGTGCTGCCGGATACCGCTAAAGAGAAGCCCATGGAGGGCGAGGTGATCGCGGTCGGCCGCGGCCGGACGACGGACGACGGCAACGTGATCGAAGTGGACGTGAAGGAAGGCGACCGGGTGCTGTTCGCCAAGTACTCGGGCACCGAAGTTCGAATCGATGACTCAGACCTTCTCATCATTGCGGAGCGCGACCTGCTGGCGGTCCTCAGCTAG
- a CDS encoding PLP-dependent aminotransferase family protein codes for MADLTVGQPAVDVLPLEELAEAARAALPGNPKALLYTHTEGAAELIDVVRAKLRHYEGLDLGRDQIAITNGSSQALDLVLRTFTELDGPLAMDEVSYGAIPARRLTGRVDHIPFDDDGPQPEAVARHARALDRPFVFYTMPTFQNPTGLTVGVTRRRELLDVCRAEGVPILEDDAYYELRYEGERVPSLLELDGGSGLVVRTGTFSKILGAGIRLGWMASSAPLINRVLRLKPDSGTSPFASAIAARFMQDHMESQIARVRAFYRDKRDLIMEALDRHLEDRATWRTPEGGFFVWITFDPSRDVAAIVRECAERGVRVRSGAEFRVDGDTRHAIRLAFSHTEPQAIERGVEILGEVVAENPSPQPSPSRGEGVGLKESGSRAEE; via the coding sequence GTGGCGGATCTGACGGTGGGTCAGCCCGCGGTTGACGTGCTGCCGCTGGAAGAGCTGGCGGAGGCGGCGCGAGCCGCGCTGCCCGGCAATCCCAAGGCGCTGCTGTATACGCACACCGAAGGCGCGGCGGAGCTGATCGACGTGGTCCGGGCCAAGCTGCGGCACTACGAGGGGCTGGACCTTGGCCGCGACCAGATTGCGATCACCAACGGCTCGAGCCAGGCGCTCGACCTGGTGCTCCGGACCTTCACCGAACTCGACGGGCCGTTGGCCATGGACGAAGTGTCGTACGGGGCCATTCCGGCGCGTCGGCTGACCGGTCGCGTCGACCACATTCCGTTCGACGACGACGGACCGCAGCCGGAGGCCGTCGCCCGGCATGCGCGGGCGCTCGACCGGCCGTTCGTGTTCTACACCATGCCAACCTTCCAGAATCCGACGGGCCTGACCGTCGGCGTGACCCGCCGACGCGAACTGCTCGACGTATGCCGCGCGGAGGGCGTTCCGATCCTGGAGGACGACGCCTACTACGAGCTGCGTTACGAGGGCGAGCGGGTGCCGTCGCTCTTGGAGCTGGACGGCGGCAGCGGGCTCGTGGTGCGCACCGGCACGTTCTCGAAGATCCTCGGGGCCGGTATTCGCCTCGGGTGGATGGCAAGCTCGGCGCCCCTGATCAACCGGGTGCTGCGGCTGAAGCCGGACAGCGGCACCAGCCCCTTCGCCTCGGCCATTGCGGCGCGGTTCATGCAGGACCACATGGAATCGCAGATCGCGCGGGTGCGGGCCTTCTATCGCGACAAGCGCGACCTGATCATGGAGGCGCTCGACCGACATCTCGAGGATCGGGCGACCTGGCGGACTCCCGAGGGCGGGTTCTTCGTGTGGATCACGTTCGACCCGTCGCGCGACGTGGCGGCGATCGTGCGTGAATGCGCCGAGCGCGGCGTGCGCGTCCGCAGCGGCGCGGAATTCCGAGTGGACGGGGACACGCGCCACGCCATTCGGCTGGCGTTCAGTCACACTGAGCCGCAGGCTATCGAGAGAGGCGTGGAAATCCTGGGCGAGGTGGTGGCGGAGAACCCCTCACCCCAACCCTCTCCCTCAAGGGGAGAGGGAGTCGGACTCAAGGAGAGTGGGAGTCGGGCGGAGGAATGA
- a CDS encoding Ldh family oxidoreductase, with the protein MDHQTMRTFAADVMAAAGCSAAEAASVADMLVEADLRGLFSHGVMRLTIYTDWIREGRMRPGAEIREVVSGPAVAVLDADGALGPVSAARGVDRAVELALAGAAAFVFVKNGTHFGPAAHWALRAAEHDCIGFCSSNGGGVAGVLAYGSREVALTNGPIAWALPAARHPALVADMAVGAAAMGKVRVARAAGTPIPDDWGVDADGNPTTDPAALVNLIPFAGPKGYGMGIVTETLAGILAGAVARVNRKPDDPQPVGQVFGAINIAAFRPVSEFMADVDDAIDRLHAIPPAEGSDGVMAPGEPEWRKRERSVADGIEYPDGLLDDLAVTARGLGVAPAWS; encoded by the coding sequence ATGGACCACCAAACCATGCGGACGTTCGCCGCCGACGTGATGGCCGCCGCCGGATGCTCGGCGGCGGAGGCGGCGAGCGTCGCCGACATGCTGGTGGAAGCCGACCTGCGCGGCTTGTTCTCGCACGGCGTGATGCGGCTGACGATCTACACCGACTGGATTCGCGAAGGCCGGATGCGCCCCGGCGCCGAGATCCGTGAAGTCGTTTCGGGACCTGCGGTGGCCGTCTTGGACGCCGACGGGGCCCTGGGCCCGGTGTCCGCCGCTCGCGGCGTCGACCGCGCCGTTGAGCTTGCCCTGGCGGGCGCCGCGGCGTTCGTCTTCGTGAAGAACGGCACCCACTTCGGGCCGGCGGCGCATTGGGCGCTGCGAGCGGCCGAGCACGACTGCATCGGATTCTGCTCCAGCAACGGCGGCGGCGTGGCCGGCGTGCTGGCCTACGGCAGCCGCGAGGTGGCCCTGACCAACGGTCCCATCGCCTGGGCATTGCCGGCGGCCAGGCACCCGGCGCTGGTGGCCGACATGGCCGTGGGCGCGGCCGCGATGGGCAAAGTGCGGGTGGCGCGGGCGGCCGGAACGCCGATTCCGGACGACTGGGGCGTGGATGCAGACGGCAATCCGACCACCGACCCGGCCGCGCTCGTCAACCTGATTCCGTTCGCGGGACCCAAGGGCTACGGCATGGGCATCGTGACCGAGACGCTGGCGGGAATCCTGGCGGGCGCGGTGGCGCGGGTGAACCGGAAGCCCGACGATCCGCAGCCGGTCGGGCAAGTGTTTGGCGCGATCAACATTGCCGCGTTCCGGCCCGTGTCGGAGTTCATGGCGGATGTCGACGATGCCATCGACCGGCTCCACGCCATCCCGCCGGCGGAGGGATCCGACGGAGTGATGGCTCCCGGCGAACCGGAGTGGCGAAAGCGTGAGCGGTCGGTGGCTGACGGCATCGAGTATCCGGACGGCCTGCTCGACGACCTGGCCGTCACCGCGCGAGGCCTGGGCGTCGCCCCGGCCTGGAGCTGA
- a CDS encoding Ldh family oxidoreductase, which translates to MGAATHTTYDTSGPRVARGELEAFAGKLLEAVGVDAAGAALTARTLVHADLRGVHSHGVRMLPLYLRTLANKSLNPRPTVREVSSGPGHATFDGDNGMGQVASEIAMGRAIELAHEFGVGMTIVDNTGHFGAAGYWVIMAAEAGCMGYCASNLRGPVLLATGGRGGAAGNNPLAWAFPGRRHRPTVLDMATGAVALGKIAALGEGGFLAPEGVAADAEGRPTRDPAKVAFVAPAAGPKGYALAVVHDVLVGALTGGGSALQKEPLVLGGPLDGGLFFMAMDISAVMPLADFTVAMDAQTDAVNGLEPAAGVDRVSMPGQIEWDLYDERVVTGIPFPAGVLDPLAGVAAQYGVAAPWVG; encoded by the coding sequence ATGGGCGCCGCGACACACACCACCTACGACACCAGCGGCCCGCGGGTCGCGCGCGGTGAGCTCGAGGCGTTCGCGGGCAAGCTGCTGGAAGCCGTGGGGGTGGACGCGGCGGGCGCTGCTCTGACGGCCCGGACGCTGGTGCACGCGGACCTGCGCGGGGTGCACTCGCACGGCGTGCGGATGCTGCCCCTTTATCTCAGGACGCTTGCGAACAAATCCCTGAATCCCAGGCCGACGGTGCGGGAAGTCAGCAGCGGTCCGGGCCACGCGACGTTCGACGGCGACAACGGGATGGGTCAGGTCGCGTCCGAGATCGCGATGGGCCGGGCGATTGAGCTGGCGCACGAATTCGGCGTGGGAATGACGATCGTCGACAACACCGGCCACTTCGGCGCGGCCGGCTATTGGGTCATCATGGCGGCGGAGGCCGGTTGCATGGGCTATTGCGCCAGCAACCTGCGCGGCCCCGTGCTGCTGGCGACCGGGGGACGCGGCGGGGCCGCCGGCAACAACCCGCTGGCCTGGGCCTTTCCCGGCCGGCGCCACCGTCCCACGGTGCTGGACATGGCAACGGGAGCGGTGGCGCTGGGCAAGATCGCGGCGCTGGGCGAGGGCGGATTCCTAGCGCCGGAGGGCGTCGCGGCCGACGCCGAGGGCCGGCCCACCCGCGATCCGGCCAAGGTGGCCTTTGTGGCGCCAGCCGCGGGTCCCAAGGGATATGCGCTGGCCGTGGTGCACGACGTGCTGGTGGGCGCGCTGACCGGCGGCGGATCGGCGCTGCAGAAGGAGCCGCTGGTGCTCGGCGGTCCGCTGGACGGCGGCCTGTTCTTCATGGCCATGGACATATCGGCGGTCATGCCGCTGGCGGACTTCACCGTCGCCATGGACGCGCAGACCGACGCGGTGAACGGCCTCGAACCCGCCGCAGGCGTGGATCGGGTGAGCATGCCGGGGCAGATCGAGTGGGACCTCTACGACGAGCGCGTCGTGACGGGCATTCCATTCCCGGCGGGCGTGCTCGATCCCCTGGCCGGGGTCGCGGCGCAGTACGGCGTGGCCGCGCCGTGGGTCGGATAG
- a CDS encoding cysteine synthase family protein, with translation MTTARTDGNLDSVLGAIGNTPVVTLSRLTRGLPGRLVVKLDYLQPGFSKKDRVALRMIEDAEASGELRPGQPVVELTSGNAGTGFSIVCAIKGYQFVAVMSRGNSEERARMMRALGAEVVLVDQLPESTPGKVSGADLDLVEAEAQRIVRERGAFRPDQFRLQSNFRAHRDTTGPELVAQTGGAIDAFCDMAGSGGTVGGTSAALKQAIPGVKCFVVEPAGAAVLAGKPIVNADHRIQGAGYSRAELANIPSEVVDGFLTIDDEAATEMTRRLAREEGIFAGFSSGANVSAALELLQGEFQGGTVATIINDSGLKYLSTDLWD, from the coding sequence ATGACCACCGCGCGCACGGACGGGAACCTCGATTCCGTGCTGGGCGCGATCGGCAATACGCCGGTCGTGACGCTGTCGCGTCTGACGCGGGGGCTGCCGGGGCGCCTGGTGGTCAAGCTGGACTACTTGCAGCCCGGGTTTTCGAAGAAGGACCGCGTGGCGCTGCGGATGATCGAGGACGCCGAGGCCAGCGGCGAGCTGCGGCCCGGGCAGCCCGTGGTGGAGCTGACCAGCGGCAACGCCGGCACGGGATTCTCCATCGTCTGCGCGATCAAGGGCTATCAGTTCGTGGCGGTGATGTCGCGCGGGAACTCGGAGGAGCGGGCGCGCATGATGCGCGCGCTCGGCGCCGAAGTGGTGCTGGTGGACCAGCTGCCCGAATCGACGCCGGGCAAAGTCTCGGGGGCGGACCTCGACCTGGTGGAGGCGGAAGCCCAGCGCATCGTGCGGGAGCGCGGGGCCTTTCGACCGGACCAATTCCGCTTGCAGAGCAACTTCCGGGCGCACCGGGACACGACCGGTCCGGAGCTGGTGGCGCAGACCGGCGGGGCCATCGACGCGTTCTGCGACATGGCCGGGTCGGGTGGAACCGTGGGCGGCACGTCCGCGGCGCTCAAGCAAGCGATTCCAGGCGTCAAGTGCTTCGTGGTGGAGCCGGCCGGCGCCGCCGTCCTCGCGGGGAAGCCAATCGTGAACGCGGATCACCGCATCCAAGGCGCGGGCTATTCGCGCGCGGAGCTCGCGAACATTCCGTCGGAGGTGGTGGACGGATTTCTGACCATCGACGACGAGGCGGCGACGGAAATGACGCGTCGTCTGGCGCGCGAGGAAGGGATCTTCGCCGGCTTCTCGTCTGGAGCGAACGTTTCGGCGGCCCTGGAGCTATTGCAGGGCGAGTTCCAGGGCGGCACGGTGGCCACGATCATCAACGACTCGGGACTCAAGTACCTCAGCACGGACCTCTGGGACTAG
- a CDS encoding cupin domain-containing protein, with the protein MSINHRDDRPIIDMGDGIQRRTMVWGDRMLLAEIHMETGGTVPRHDHVYEQIGYCISGSLELDVGDDTTVVGANTSWVIPGDVPHGARALEPCFVIEIWNPARDDYKD; encoded by the coding sequence ATGAGCATCAACCACCGAGACGACCGCCCGATCATCGACATGGGCGACGGCATACAGCGCCGCACGATGGTGTGGGGCGACCGCATGTTGCTGGCGGAGATTCACATGGAGACCGGCGGCACCGTGCCGCGGCACGATCACGTCTACGAGCAAATCGGCTATTGCATCAGCGGCAGCCTGGAGCTTGACGTGGGCGACGACACGACCGTGGTCGGGGCCAACACGTCGTGGGTGATTCCGGGCGACGTGCCGCACGGGGCGCGGGCCTTGGAGCCGTGCTTCGTGATCGAAATCTGGAACCCGGCGCGCGACGACTACAAGGACTAG
- a CDS encoding cupin domain-containing protein, whose translation MSAPSDDVTIVDKPWGREIIYASCEHYLGKVIEISEGHRLSLQAHVEKDETIYVLDGRLALTVGSAPETVQTRDMESGQAFRVRAGTVHRFAAPYGDVRVLEVSTPHPDDVVRFSDDYGRSPD comes from the coding sequence ATGAGCGCACCCTCGGACGACGTCACCATCGTGGACAAGCCCTGGGGTCGCGAGATCATCTACGCCAGCTGCGAGCACTACCTGGGCAAGGTGATCGAGATCAGCGAGGGCCACCGGCTCAGCCTGCAAGCGCACGTGGAGAAGGACGAGACGATCTACGTGCTTGACGGAAGACTTGCCCTGACCGTCGGTTCCGCGCCGGAGACGGTGCAGACCCGCGACATGGAGTCCGGCCAGGCCTTCCGTGTGCGAGCCGGGACCGTGCATCGCTTCGCCGCCCCCTACGGCGACGTGCGGGTGCTCGAAGTGTCCACCCCACACCCCGACGACGTAGTGCGCTTTTCCGACGACTACGGCCGCTCGCCCGACTAG
- a CDS encoding phosphoglucomutase/phosphomannomutase family protein has translation MTAETIRFGTDGWRAGIADEYTFANVRRVAQGFAHFVRREWSWQNGIVVGYDRRFGSPEFARAVADVLGANGIPAFLVDRPCPTPVAAFSIAGVGAAGAVMITASHNPPSDNGFKIRTASGAALPPASLEKVEAAVARVTPESIRNLGAPQAGQVKTFDPGSAYLRHVPNLLDLPGLRQRDRRVVVDAMYGSGAGWLPRLLQGGKLRVQEIHSEWNPAFPGLARPEPIPPQTDALGDAVREARAAVGLAVDGDADRLGVVDEHGQFVDQLRTIALLAYYMLEHRDDRRPLVKTLTTSAMLERLGRLYDVPVHETGVGMKYVAPTMRDTNAVMGGEESGGYVFGLHMPERDGIVAGLFFLDLMICEDKTPSQLVRMLFEKLGREYHYRRLDLRFPAEERAAIMSRMEAWAPESIDGTPVARRGDFDGFKYYLADESWLLVRFSGTEPLLRIYCETTSADRVDRLLDIGRSAAGVP, from the coding sequence ATGACCGCCGAAACGATCCGCTTCGGCACCGACGGCTGGCGCGCGGGCATCGCCGACGAATACACCTTTGCCAACGTGCGCCGCGTCGCCCAGGGATTCGCCCACTTCGTGCGCCGCGAGTGGTCCTGGCAAAACGGCATCGTCGTCGGCTACGACCGCCGCTTCGGATCGCCTGAGTTCGCCCGCGCCGTGGCCGACGTGCTGGGCGCCAACGGCATCCCGGCCTTCCTCGTGGACCGGCCCTGTCCCACCCCCGTCGCGGCGTTCAGCATCGCCGGCGTGGGCGCGGCGGGCGCCGTGATGATCACCGCCAGCCACAATCCGCCCAGCGACAACGGCTTCAAGATCCGCACCGCCAGCGGCGCCGCCCTTCCGCCCGCGAGCCTGGAGAAGGTCGAGGCGGCCGTCGCCCGCGTCACGCCGGAGTCGATTCGCAACCTCGGCGCGCCCCAGGCCGGTCAGGTCAAGACCTTCGACCCGGGCTCTGCCTATCTCAGGCACGTGCCGAACCTGCTCGACCTGCCCGGACTGCGGCAGCGCGACCGCCGCGTGGTCGTGGACGCCATGTACGGCTCGGGCGCCGGCTGGCTGCCGCGCTTGCTCCAAGGCGGCAAGCTCCGGGTGCAGGAGATCCACTCCGAGTGGAACCCGGCGTTTCCGGGTCTGGCGCGACCAGAGCCCATCCCGCCCCAAACGGACGCCCTTGGGGACGCGGTCCGCGAGGCGCGGGCCGCCGTGGGCTTGGCGGTCGACGGCGACGCCGACCGCCTGGGCGTGGTCGACGAGCACGGCCAGTTCGTGGATCAGCTTCGCACCATCGCGCTGCTGGCCTACTACATGCTGGAGCATCGCGACGACCGCCGGCCCCTCGTGAAGACGCTCACCACGTCCGCGATGCTGGAGCGGCTCGGGCGGCTCTATGACGTGCCGGTGCACGAGACCGGCGTGGGCATGAAATACGTGGCCCCGACCATGCGCGACACCAACGCGGTGATGGGCGGCGAGGAGAGCGGCGGCTATGTGTTCGGCCTGCACATGCCCGAGCGCGACGGCATCGTCGCCGGCCTGTTCTTCCTCGACCTCATGATCTGCGAGGACAAGACCCCGTCGCAGCTCGTCCGGATGCTCTTCGAGAAGCTCGGACGCGAGTACCACTACCGCCGCCTGGACCTGCGCTTTCCGGCCGAGGAGCGAGCGGCGATCATGTCCCGCATGGAGGCTTGGGCGCCCGAGAGCATCGACGGCACGCCCGTGGCTCGACGCGGCGACTTCGACGGCTTCAAGTACTACCTGGCCGACGAAAGCTGGCTGCTGGTGCGCTTCTCGGGCACCGAGCCGCTGCTCCGCATCTATTGCGAGACGACATCCGCCGATCGCGTGGATCGGCTGCTCGACATTGGGCGGTCCGCCGCCGGGGTCCCATGA
- a CDS encoding NAD-dependent epimerase/dehydratase family protein, with amino-acid sequence MSAAECSWDGARVLVTGARGFIGRHLVAGLEATGAEVIAADRGGDADAKLDLRDGDTVRAAIESTQPAVVINLAAVADPRQAEADPLAAYDVNVLGQLRVILALRELAPDARLIVLGSALQYGRDGHDRPVREDDPQRPEGVYATTKAAADVQAAQHHRSDGLDIVRLRLFNVIGPGRPEEYFPAPQIRQAAEILDRGAPALIRTLSLRDTLDFVDVRDAADAIQAVAARGRTGAAYNVASGQATPLRAVVDRLIEIAGIQAEIQEGGSNAAAQGRVVVGDPSLIARDTGWRVSRTVDDSLRDGLTEVRERLASSVPIVA; translated from the coding sequence GTGAGCGCGGCCGAGTGCTCGTGGGACGGCGCCCGGGTGCTGGTCACCGGGGCTCGCGGATTCATCGGCCGGCATCTCGTCGCGGGCTTGGAGGCAACCGGCGCTGAGGTCATCGCCGCCGACCGCGGCGGGGATGCCGACGCCAAGCTGGACCTGCGCGACGGTGACACCGTCCGTGCGGCGATTGAATCGACACAGCCCGCGGTCGTGATCAACCTCGCCGCCGTCGCCGATCCGCGACAGGCCGAGGCCGACCCCCTGGCGGCCTACGACGTGAACGTCCTCGGGCAGCTGCGGGTCATTCTGGCCCTGCGCGAGCTGGCCCCGGATGCGCGGCTGATCGTCCTCGGCTCGGCGCTGCAATATGGCCGGGACGGACATGACCGTCCGGTCCGCGAAGACGATCCCCAGCGACCCGAAGGGGTGTATGCCACGACCAAGGCGGCGGCGGACGTGCAGGCCGCCCAGCACCACCGCTCCGACGGCCTGGACATCGTCCGGCTGCGCCTCTTCAACGTCATCGGTCCCGGCCGGCCCGAGGAGTACTTCCCCGCCCCGCAAATCAGGCAGGCCGCCGAGATCCTGGACCGTGGCGCCCCAGCGCTGATTCGCACCCTGAGCCTTCGCGACACCCTGGATTTCGTTGACGTGCGCGACGCCGCCGACGCCATTCAGGCCGTTGCGGCGCGTGGGCGGACCGGCGCCGCCTACAACGTCGCCTCCGGGCAGGCGACGCCCCTGCGCGCGGTGGTCGACCGGCTCATCGAGATCGCCGGCATTCAAGCCGAGATTCAAGAAGGTGGGTCGAATGCAGCGGCACAGGGCCGCGTCGTCGTCGGCGACCCGTCCCTGATTGCCCGCGACACCGGCTGGCGCGTCAGCCGGACCGTGGACGACTCGCTGCGAGATGGCCTGACCGAAGTGCGCGAGCGCCTCGCCTCGTCCGTGCCGATCGTCGCGTGA